CCTCTACGGCCGGGTCTGGGAGAACACCAGCGACTTCGCCACCTTCGGTGCCTGCTGGATCCTCGGCATGGCCCACCAGGAGGGCCTGCTCAGGAAGCTCCCGCAGTACGTCGTGCCGTCCGTCGCGCCGCTGGTCATGGTGGCCGGCTGGTGGTACCTCCAGACCCGGCCGGTCGATCCGACCGTGCACACCGACATCGAGAGCTGGCCGGTCGCCCAGGCCCTGTGGTCCCTCGGCTTCGTCGCCCTGCTGCTCCACATCAGCCCTTCCTGGGAGCGGTGGCCCCGGCCGCTGGAGCGCTGGAACGGTCTGATCAGCCTGCTCAACGCCCGCGCCGTCAGCGTCTACCTCTGGCACCAGACGGCGCTGGTGGCCGCCATCCCGCTGATCGACCCCCTCTGGTCCGTCGGCTTCTTCTACGAGCACTTCCGGTGGCTGCTGGCCAGCCAGTGGTTCCCGCTGATGGTGGCGGTCCCGCTGACCGGACTGCTGGTCCTGGCCTTCGGCTGGGTCGAGGACGTGGCCGCGAAGCGCCCTCCGCGGCTCTTCCCCTACCCGCGCCGCGTACGGGGCCGCCGCCGGGCCGGCGTCTGACGCGGCCCGGCGGCCGGAGGCCCCTGGGCGGTCACGCCCCGGGGGCTCCGGTGGTCCGGAGCGTGCCGTCCTCCAGGCGGAGCCAGCGGTTCACGCCGATGCCGGCGAGGAACCGTTCGTCGTGGCTGACCACGAGGAAGGCGCCCCGATAGGACTCGAGCGCGCTCTCCAGCTGACCCACGCTCACGAGGTCGAGGTTGTTGGTCGGCTCGTCGAGCAGCAGCAGCTGCGGAGCGGGTTCGGCGCACAGCACGCACGCGAGGGTGGCCCGCAGGCGTTCGCCGCCGGAGAGGACGCCGACGGGCAGGTGCGCCCGCGCGCCCCGGAAGAGGAAGCGCGCCAGCAGGTTCATCCGCTCCGCGTCGGGTCGTTCGGGCGCGAAGGCGGCGAAGTTCTCCGCCACCGTGCGGTCCGGGTCCAGCAGGTCGAGGCGCTGCGACAGATAGGCGACGCGGCCGTCGCCGCGCTTGATCCGCCCGCCGTCCGGGGCGAGTTCGCCCGTGACGAGGCGCATCAGGGTGGTCTTGCCCGAGCCGTTGGGGCCGGTCAGCGCGATCCGCTCGGGGCCGCGCACGGACAGGTCGATCCCGTCCCCGGCGAAGACGTCCCGGCCGTCGTGCCGGACCCGCATCCCCTCGCCGAGGAAGAGGTCGCGTCCGGCGGGGACCTGGGTGTCGGGCAGGTCGAGGACGAGCCGCTGCTCGTCCCGGAGGGCGCGTCCGGCCTCGTCGAGCCGGGCCTGGGCCTCGCCGACGCGGGAGGCGTGGGTCTGCCCGGCCCGGCCGGCGGACTCCTGGGCGCCCCGCTTCATGTTCCCGGCGAAGATGCGCGGCAGGCCGGCGTTCTTGAGGTTGCGGGCGGCGTTGCTCGCCCGCCGGTCGGCGCGCTCGCGGGCCTGCTGGAGCTCCCGCTTCTCGCGCTTGAGGTCCTGTTCCGCGTTGCGCACGTTCTTCTCGGCGACCTCCTGCTCGGCCCGCACCGCCTCCTCGTACGCGGTGAAGTTCCCGCCGTGGAAGCGCAGTCGGGAGGGGCCGAGCTCGGCGATCCCGTCCATCCGGTCGAGCAGCGCCCGGTCGTGGGCGACGACCAGGAGAAGGCCGTCGAAGTCGGACAGCGCGTCGTAGAGGGTGTGCCGGGCGTCGCCGTCGAGGTTGTTGGTCGGTTCGTCGAGCAGCAGCACCTCGGGCCGCCTGAGCAGTTGGGCGGCGAGGCCCAGGGAGACGACCTGGCCGCCGCTGAGGGTGCCGAGGGTGCGGTCGAGGGCGAGCCCGCCGAGACCGAGCCGGTCGAGCTGGGCGCGGGTGCGCTCCTCGATGTCCCAGTCGTCGCCGATGGTGGCGAAGTGCTCCTCGCTCACGTCACCGGACTCGACGGCGTCCAGCGCGCGGATCACGGCGGCGACGCCGAGCACGTCGGCGACGGTGAGGTCGCCGGTCAGGGGGAGGGTCTGCGGCAGATAGCCGAGGGTGCCGCCGACGGAGACCGAGCCGCCGGTGGGCCGCAGCTCGCCGGCGATCAGCTTGAGCAGGGTGCTCTTCCCGGCGCCGTTGGGCGCGACCAGACCCGTACGGCCGCCGGTCAGGCTGAAGGACAGCTCGTGGAAGACGGGGGCGTCGTCGGGCCAGGAGAAGGACAGGTCCGAGCAGACGACGGTGGCGTGGGACGGAGAAGACATGGAGAAGACCTCGGAGGGAGGGGAGCGGACAGGGCTCCGCCCCGGGCAGACGAAGGGCAAAGGGGTACGACGGGACGGGCCACTCCGGTGTGCGCTCCTCGGCGCGTCCGGTGGCCGTCAGCTCCGGGTCTCACCCGGAGATGTCGTCGTCACCCGCCATGTCTGCCGCTCCTCGTCAGGGGTCAAGGTCCTTGCCAGCGTAACAGCCGGTCCCGGTGGAGCGCTGGGAATTATCCGCCCGCGCCGGCCGAGCACGGGCTCGGGTCCGGCACGGGCGGGGCGTCGGCCCGGGTCAGGCCCGGGGTGTGTCGGCCGGGTGCGGGTGCGCCTTGGTGAGGGTGCAGACGCCGTCGACGCACTGGCGTTCCAGCCGGCCGCGGGAGATGGTCTGCGCGAGGCCGACGGCCCAGCAGGTGGGGCAGCCGCGGAAGGCGATCAGGGCGAGCGGGGCGGCCAGCAGGCTGACCGGGCCGGTCACCGGGAGCAGGGCGATCGAGCCGGCGATCAGCCCGAAGCCGACGGCCCCGCGCGCCAGATGGCGCGGGACGGACGAGCTGGCGTAGTCCGGGCCCTGGGCGGGCTTCACGGGGCGGTCGAGGGTGGGTGGGGTGTGCACGGTCGCGGGTCTCCTTCGTCGGGACGAGGATCGAGGTCGAGAGCGGGGCAGGCCACGGCGCCGGGCGCCGCCTCGGGCGTGGTCACGGTCGCTGCCTCGGGTGCTGCTCGGGCGTGGTTTCGGGACCCGCCTGGGGCGTCGTCCCGGGCTCTGCCTCGGGCGTGGTTTCGGGCTCTGCCCAGGGCTCTGCCCCAGGCGTCGTTCCGGGCGCCGCCCCGGGCGTGGCTCCGGGCGCTGTTCTGGGCGTTGCTTCGGGCGTCGTTCCGGGTGTGGCTCCGGGCGCTGTCCCGGACGTTGCTCCGGGCCTCGTTCCGAGCGTGTCTCCGGGCGTGGCTCCGGGCGTCGTTCCGGGCGCGGCCCCGGGCGCGGCCCCCGGCGTCGTTTCGGGCCCCGACTCGGGCGTCGTCAGGGCGAGCCGCAGGGCGGCGCGGGCCCGGTGCAGGCGGGACTTCATCGCCGCGTTGCTCAGGCCGAGCGCGTGGGCGACGGTCCGGCCCGGCAGGCCCTGCACGTCCCGCATGATCAGGACCTGCCGCTGGTCACGGGGGAGGGCGCCGACGGCGGCGGCGATCCGCCGGGCCTCCAGGCGGTGCAGCACCGCCTCCTCGGCGGACGGCTCCGCGGCCGCCTCGGGCCCGGCCTCCGGCTCCTCGCCCCGCCGGGCGAGCCGGCGGACCTGCCGGAGGCATTCGTTGCGCACGATGCGGAACATCCACGAGGCGAGCGCCCCCGTCGCCCGGAGGGTGCCGATCTTCCGGTACAGGATGATCAGCGCCTCCTGTGCCGCGTCCTCCGCGTCCTGCGGCGAGGCGCACAGGGACAGCGCGAACTTCCGCACGTGCGGCTGGGATTCCAGGACGACGGTGGTCAGCGAGGCGACGTCGCCGTCCTGCGCCGCCTTGACCAGCCGCTCGTCGGGCCAG
The Streptomyces roseofulvus genome window above contains:
- a CDS encoding ABC-F family ATP-binding cassette domain-containing protein, giving the protein MSSPSHATVVCSDLSFSWPDDAPVFHELSFSLTGGRTGLVAPNGAGKSTLLKLIAGELRPTGGSVSVGGTLGYLPQTLPLTGDLTVADVLGVAAVIRALDAVESGDVSEEHFATIGDDWDIEERTRAQLDRLGLGGLALDRTLGTLSGGQVVSLGLAAQLLRRPEVLLLDEPTNNLDGDARHTLYDALSDFDGLLLVVAHDRALLDRMDGIAELGPSRLRFHGGNFTAYEEAVRAEQEVAEKNVRNAEQDLKREKRELQQARERADRRASNAARNLKNAGLPRIFAGNMKRGAQESAGRAGQTHASRVGEAQARLDEAGRALRDEQRLVLDLPDTQVPAGRDLFLGEGMRVRHDGRDVFAGDGIDLSVRGPERIALTGPNGSGKTTLMRLVTGELAPDGGRIKRGDGRVAYLSQRLDLLDPDRTVAENFAAFAPERPDAERMNLLARFLFRGARAHLPVGVLSGGERLRATLACVLCAEPAPQLLLLDEPTNNLDLVSVGQLESALESYRGAFLVVSHDERFLAGIGVNRWLRLEDGTLRTTGAPGA